The Malus domestica chromosome 10, GDT2T_hap1 genome contains a region encoding:
- the LOC103412539 gene encoding vacuolar protein sorting-associated protein 9A-like isoform X1, protein MEGLSSSSAIFYDFLDRMRNPASLDLVRSIKSFIVSFSFYAANPESDGKKVQEFYATMEDNIRDHPLWAGATDQEVDCAMEGLEKYVMTKLFSRTFASSPEDAKIDLETSHKIHLLETFLKPEHLDIPVVLRNEASWLLAEKELQKINAFKAPREKLLCIMNCCKVINNLLLNASMSENHVLAGADDFLPVLIYVMIKANPPQLHSNLRFIQLYRRQTKLVSEAAYYFTNLVSAKTFILELNAKSLSIDEIEFEESMHAARLTNKATEKDATQALEEMTTSQGQTDPGSSAVLHYKERSGSPNYPYMDKEAGDLTVGDVERLLSAYKEVVTMYTSLCTAVRNLSFSRAEPHATNLEAKIVVSTQAEKTGKNSDQGGG, encoded by the exons ATGGAGGGATTGTCATCCTCTTCCGCTATTTTCTACGACTTTCTCGATCGAATGCGAAACCCTGCTTCCCTCGATCTCGTCCGATCTATCAAAAG TTTTATCGTTTCCTTCTCGTTTTACGCGGCCAACCCTGAAAGTGATGGCAAAAAGGTTCAAGAGTTCTACGCAACCATGGAAGATAATATTAGGGATCATCCTTTGTGGGCAGGTGCCACTGATCAGGAAGTCGATTGTGCAATGGAG GGTTTGGAGAAATATGTCATGACAAAGTTGTTTTCCCGGACCTTTGCTTCTTCACCCGAGGATGCAAAGATTGACCTTGAAACCTCGCACAAAATACACTTGCTGGAGACCTTCTTGAAGCCTGAGCATCTGGATATTCCAGTAGTTCTGCGCAATGAAGCTTCATGGCTG CTTGCAGAAAAAGAATTGCAGAAAATCAATGCGTTCAAAGCCCCTCGTGAAAAGCTTCTCTGTATTATGAATTGTTGCAAGGTCATTAACAATCTGTTACTGAATGCATCAATGTCAGAAAATCATGTATTAGCAGGAGCTGATGACTTCCTTCCTGTCCTTATATATGTCATGATCAAG GCCAATCCTCCACAGTTGCATTCCAACCTCAGATTTATTCAGTTATATCGAAGGCAGACAAAACTTGTGTCGGAAGCGGCTTATTACTTCACCAATCTTGTCTCAGCCAAAACATTTATTCTTGAGTTAAATGCTAAATCTCTTTCTATTGATGAAATCGAATTTGAAGAGAGTATGCATGCCGCAAGATTGACCAATAAAGCTACAGAAAAGGACGCCACACAAGCTTTGGAAGAAATGACAACCTCACAAGGCCAGACAGATCCTGGTTCATCAGCGGTGTTGCATTATAAAGAGAGAAGCG GTTCACCAAATTATCCTTATATGGACAAAGAGGCTGGAGATTTGACAGTTGGAGATGTCGAAAGACTGCTGAGTGCGTACAAGGAAGTGGTTACCATGTATACCAGTCTGTGTACGGCTGTTAGAAACCTTTCTTTTTCAAGGGCTGAACCCCATGCCACTAATTTAGAAGCTAAAATTGTAGTGTCGACACAGGCGGAGAAAACTGGTAAGAATTCCGATCAAGGAGGAGGATGA
- the LOC103412539 gene encoding vacuolar protein sorting-associated protein 9A-like isoform X2, with translation MEGLSSSSAIFYDFLDRMRNPASLDLVRSIKSFIVSFSFYAANPESDGKKVQEFYATMEDNIRDHPLWAGATDQEVDCAMEGLEKYVMTKLFSRTFASSPEDAKIDLETSHKIHLLETFLKPEHLDIPVVLRNEASWLLAEKELQKINAFKAPREKLLCIMNCCKVINNLLLNASMSENHVLAGADDFLPVLIYVMIKANPPQLHSNLRFIQLYRRQTKLVSEAAYYFTNLVSAKTFILELNAKSLSIDEIEFEESMHAARLTNKATEKDATQALEEMTTSQGQTDPGSSAVLHYKERSGISSEL, from the exons ATGGAGGGATTGTCATCCTCTTCCGCTATTTTCTACGACTTTCTCGATCGAATGCGAAACCCTGCTTCCCTCGATCTCGTCCGATCTATCAAAAG TTTTATCGTTTCCTTCTCGTTTTACGCGGCCAACCCTGAAAGTGATGGCAAAAAGGTTCAAGAGTTCTACGCAACCATGGAAGATAATATTAGGGATCATCCTTTGTGGGCAGGTGCCACTGATCAGGAAGTCGATTGTGCAATGGAG GGTTTGGAGAAATATGTCATGACAAAGTTGTTTTCCCGGACCTTTGCTTCTTCACCCGAGGATGCAAAGATTGACCTTGAAACCTCGCACAAAATACACTTGCTGGAGACCTTCTTGAAGCCTGAGCATCTGGATATTCCAGTAGTTCTGCGCAATGAAGCTTCATGGCTG CTTGCAGAAAAAGAATTGCAGAAAATCAATGCGTTCAAAGCCCCTCGTGAAAAGCTTCTCTGTATTATGAATTGTTGCAAGGTCATTAACAATCTGTTACTGAATGCATCAATGTCAGAAAATCATGTATTAGCAGGAGCTGATGACTTCCTTCCTGTCCTTATATATGTCATGATCAAG GCCAATCCTCCACAGTTGCATTCCAACCTCAGATTTATTCAGTTATATCGAAGGCAGACAAAACTTGTGTCGGAAGCGGCTTATTACTTCACCAATCTTGTCTCAGCCAAAACATTTATTCTTGAGTTAAATGCTAAATCTCTTTCTATTGATGAAATCGAATTTGAAGAGAGTATGCATGCCGCAAGATTGACCAATAAAGCTACAGAAAAGGACGCCACACAAGCTTTGGAAGAAATGACAACCTCACAAGGCCAGACAGATCCTGGTTCATCAGCGGTGTTGCATTATAAAGAGAGAAGCG GAATCTCATCAGAGCTATGA